Proteins from one Mesotoga infera genomic window:
- a CDS encoding isoaspartyl peptidase/L-asparaginase family protein, with amino-acid sequence MQAIVVHGGAGSFESEEDHRSHKRGIAEALEVGFSILNRRKSSIEGVVAAVKKMEEDPAFNCGKGSVLNLKGEVEMDAAIMDSELNAGAVSGIKRILHPIEVARAVMEQTDNVLLSGQEVEEFIRIMGFPREENLVVPARQLQWQRNMEKIERGENLRFSRTISLARKTPGYYSTSGAVAIDDNGKMAAATSTGGIAMKTFGRVGDTPVIGAGTYANNFGAVSATGHGEKIIKLTLCRLVAFFMEQYPAQKAVDLALERAKYFDCECGLIAIDRYANIGIGHTTRDMSWAYVKEGHKPVTF; translated from the coding sequence ATGCAAGCTATCGTGGTTCATGGCGGGGCCGGTAGTTTCGAAAGCGAAGAGGATCACAGGAGTCATAAGAGGGGAATAGCTGAAGCTCTGGAAGTCGGTTTTTCAATTCTAAACAGAAGAAAAAGCTCCATAGAGGGTGTGGTCGCTGCCGTAAAGAAGATGGAGGAAGACCCGGCTTTCAACTGCGGAAAAGGTTCTGTACTGAACTTGAAGGGCGAAGTTGAGATGGATGCGGCGATCATGGATAGTGAATTGAACGCGGGCGCTGTTTCCGGTATCAAGAGAATCCTCCATCCCATAGAGGTGGCGAGAGCTGTCATGGAGCAGACGGACAACGTTTTATTGTCTGGCCAGGAAGTGGAGGAGTTCATCCGGATCATGGGGTTCCCGCGCGAGGAGAACCTTGTAGTGCCTGCGAGACAGCTGCAGTGGCAAAGGAATATGGAAAAGATCGAGAGGGGCGAGAACTTGCGCTTCTCCAGAACCATCTCACTGGCCAGAAAGACACCGGGGTATTACTCAACCTCCGGGGCTGTCGCGATAGACGACAACGGAAAAATGGCCGCAGCCACTTCCACGGGCGGAATCGCGATGAAAACTTTCGGAAGGGTGGGAGATACTCCCGTAATCGGCGCCGGAACCTACGCAAACAATTTCGGAGCCGTCTCGGCAACTGGGCACGGAGAAAAGATAATAAAGCTGACGCTTTGCAGGCTGGTTGCCTTCTTCATGGAGCAATACCCGGCCCAAAAGGCCGTCGACCTGGCGCTGGAGAGGGCCAAATATTTCGATTGCGAATGCGGACTGATCGCGATCGATC
- a CDS encoding MurR/RpiR family transcriptional regulator produces the protein MVSKKISEMMGQFSPVNKKIASCVLRNYTEMGFTSIESLSSMAGVSKASIVRFSRTIGFSGFNELKKRIQSDLKKKLQPYEKIATTDLDKKTVGAQLQELARNEIDNLRKTLSSIEEEELLSWVRAIGKARNIYFAGFGATRHIVSLMQYTLSVLQRKPTWLLDGSISDFSYKIKLMEKNDILILMTFPPYSKEIEYIVRYAREKDVEVFLITDSVECPVYSQARSKIVCENNSLLFGNSFVGPIALIEVIGNFLILSEKELGMTEMKTLWEVEEKGYSLIDSQFEK, from the coding sequence ATGGTTTCAAAGAAGATCTCGGAAATGATGGGTCAATTTTCGCCCGTAAACAAGAAGATCGCATCATGTGTGCTGAGAAATTACACGGAGATGGGTTTCACGTCCATAGAGAGTCTCAGTTCTATGGCCGGTGTCAGCAAAGCATCGATCGTAAGATTTTCCAGAACGATAGGTTTTTCCGGTTTCAATGAACTGAAAAAGCGCATTCAAAGCGATCTGAAGAAGAAACTGCAACCATACGAAAAAATCGCCACAACGGACCTTGATAAAAAGACCGTAGGTGCGCAGTTGCAGGAGCTTGCGAGAAACGAGATCGATAATCTGAGGAAAACCCTTTCGAGCATCGAAGAGGAGGAACTCCTGAGTTGGGTCAGGGCTATAGGTAAGGCCAGAAATATATATTTCGCCGGATTCGGTGCGACCAGGCATATCGTATCTCTTATGCAGTACACTTTATCGGTGCTCCAGAGAAAACCGACCTGGTTGCTGGACGGCTCGATCTCCGATTTCTCATACAAGATCAAACTCATGGAGAAGAACGATATACTTATTCTTATGACCTTTCCGCCCTACTCGAAAGAAATCGAGTACATTGTTCGTTACGCAAGAGAGAAAGATGTGGAGGTTTTTCTGATCACGGACTCGGTAGAGTGTCCGGTTTATTCTCAGGCGCGTTCGAAAATCGTTTGTGAAAACAACTCCCTGTTGTTCGGCAACTCCTTTGTGGGACCGATAGCCTTGATCGAAGTGATAGGCAACTTCCTGATCCTGAGCGAGAAGGAACTGGGAATGACGGAGATGAAAACGCTCTGGGAGGTAGAAGAAAAGGGTTATTCTTTGATAGACTCTCAGTTCGAAAAGTGA
- a CDS encoding ABC transporter substrate-binding protein translates to MKRVLILSLFVMFVAVTFANLVVYSSVDEANARKILNAFVEQTGIAVDFVFLSSGPALARIEAEANNPQADVWFGAPLENHIIAKERGLTQSYKTLSVYGVSPEFYDVEGYYHPIYMNPLGIGINTAVLEQIKASMPVTWEDILSPKLSRMIQYPNPQSSGTAYSLITGLVQIYGEDGAIDYLKKLAPNIQTYTQSGTGPSKAVGPGQVAMGIQFTPAFFQFMEQGYPVKVVFPKEGVPYEVASVSILKGAKNLADAQKLIDWVVSKAGQQQIVDQQTYFYPIRSDVDFGNLQPLSTIKLISVDPVWAAENKTRLIERWVNEVLPY, encoded by the coding sequence ATGAAACGTGTTCTTATCTTATCTCTATTTGTAATGTTCGTTGCGGTAACCTTTGCAAATTTGGTTGTGTACTCTAGCGTAGATGAGGCTAATGCCAGGAAGATACTCAACGCCTTCGTCGAGCAGACGGGAATAGCTGTCGATTTCGTTTTCCTCTCTTCAGGCCCGGCACTGGCCAGGATCGAGGCCGAAGCTAACAATCCACAGGCCGATGTCTGGTTCGGCGCGCCGCTGGAAAACCATATTATTGCCAAGGAACGTGGTCTTACCCAGTCTTACAAGACTCTCAGTGTATACGGAGTCTCTCCTGAGTTCTACGATGTGGAAGGCTACTATCACCCGATCTATATGAATCCTCTGGGGATCGGAATCAACACCGCGGTTCTGGAACAGATCAAAGCTTCGATGCCTGTAACATGGGAAGATATCCTCTCCCCCAAACTGAGCAGAATGATCCAGTACCCCAACCCGCAATCCTCTGGAACGGCTTACAGTCTAATCACAGGACTCGTTCAGATATACGGGGAAGACGGTGCGATCGACTATCTCAAAAAGCTGGCACCAAACATACAAACCTACACCCAGAGTGGGACCGGGCCATCCAAAGCCGTGGGACCTGGACAGGTAGCGATGGGCATTCAGTTCACGCCGGCCTTTTTCCAGTTCATGGAACAGGGTTACCCCGTTAAAGTTGTCTTCCCTAAAGAGGGAGTTCCCTACGAAGTGGCTTCCGTGTCTATACTCAAGGGCGCCAAGAATCTGGCCGATGCGCAGAAATTGATCGACTGGGTTGTATCTAAAGCCGGCCAGCAGCAGATCGTGGATCAGCAGACCTACTTCTACCCGATAAGATCGGACGTTGACTTTGGAAACCTTCAGCCACTTTCGACCATCAAGTTGATTTCGGTCGATCCAGTTTGGGCAGCCGAAAACAAAACCAGGCTCATCGAGAGATGGGTTAACGAAGTTCTTCCTTACTGA
- a CDS encoding ABC transporter permease, protein MAFRSEETKNRLLNLLKDPVLLITIIIIFAALAIFIIYPIFKVFSASLTNRSGQFDLSAYTKAFSNRYMRQGFFNSLLVAGLTAFFGMLIGYIFAYTINRTDIPFKGFFRTVAILPIVFPPFIGALSIIMLFGFNGLITAGIFGIRNFPVYGLWGLMMAQVVCFFPVAFITLDGVIGTISPTLEDAAFNLGANRWQAFRKVILPMSIPGIASTMLVLFIESLADFGNPLILAGSKFPVLSVQAYLQITGMYDTRGGAALAVWLLFPSIVAFIIQKYWVGKKKYVTVTGKPTTSVLKSVNRPVKWLLFSLCMLMAAFTLTIYATIFWGAFVKAWGMNNTLTLENFRYVFDVGLEAIKDTLIIAFTSTPISALLGMVIAFLLVRKLFPGRKLMEFTSLLSFAVPGTVIGIGYILAFNTKPFLLTGTLAILVLNFVFRYVPVGIQSGVALLNQVDPAIEEAAYTLGADNRQVFTRVTLPLIVPAFFSALVFAFVRAMTAISAAIFLVSARWNLITVQILSQSDSGRLSEACAFSVILIAMIMAFILVLKIFLKNKVSLSGSESMGQG, encoded by the coding sequence GTGGCTTTCAGGAGTGAAGAGACCAAAAATAGATTGCTCAATCTTCTCAAGGACCCTGTTCTGCTTATAACTATAATAATCATTTTTGCCGCACTGGCGATATTCATCATCTATCCGATTTTCAAGGTTTTCTCGGCGAGCCTCACGAACAGAAGCGGACAGTTCGACCTGAGCGCCTACACTAAGGCCTTCTCCAACAGGTACATGAGGCAGGGCTTTTTCAACAGCCTTCTTGTCGCGGGGCTCACGGCCTTTTTCGGAATGCTGATCGGTTACATTTTCGCCTACACCATCAATAGAACAGACATCCCTTTCAAAGGATTCTTTAGAACGGTGGCCATTCTCCCGATAGTTTTTCCGCCCTTCATAGGGGCGCTGTCGATAATCATGCTGTTCGGCTTCAACGGACTCATAACGGCCGGGATATTTGGTATCCGGAACTTCCCCGTTTACGGTCTCTGGGGACTCATGATGGCCCAAGTGGTCTGCTTCTTCCCGGTCGCCTTCATCACGCTCGACGGTGTCATAGGCACTATAAGTCCGACGTTAGAAGATGCGGCCTTCAACCTGGGCGCAAACAGATGGCAGGCCTTCCGCAAGGTGATACTCCCGATGTCCATTCCCGGTATCGCCAGCACGATGCTGGTGTTGTTCATAGAGTCGCTGGCAGATTTCGGCAATCCTCTGATTCTTGCAGGTAGTAAGTTCCCGGTACTCTCGGTGCAGGCATATCTCCAGATAACGGGGATGTACGACACCCGTGGAGGCGCGGCGCTGGCGGTGTGGCTACTCTTTCCATCGATAGTCGCCTTCATAATTCAGAAGTACTGGGTCGGAAAGAAGAAGTACGTGACCGTAACTGGAAAACCGACCACCTCGGTTCTCAAGAGTGTGAACAGACCGGTTAAGTGGTTGCTCTTCTCACTCTGCATGCTGATGGCAGCTTTCACTCTGACTATCTACGCCACGATCTTCTGGGGGGCCTTTGTAAAGGCCTGGGGCATGAACAACACGCTGACGCTGGAGAACTTCAGGTACGTCTTTGACGTCGGCCTCGAAGCGATCAAGGATACCCTTATCATCGCCTTCACATCTACGCCCATTTCGGCGCTTCTGGGAATGGTGATCGCCTTTCTGCTGGTCAGAAAGCTATTTCCCGGCAGAAAGCTCATGGAGTTCACATCCCTGTTAAGTTTCGCCGTTCCCGGAACGGTTATTGGCATAGGCTACATCCTGGCTTTCAACACGAAGCCCTTTCTGCTCACCGGGACTTTGGCGATCCTGGTTTTGAACTTCGTCTTCAGATACGTCCCCGTCGGTATCCAATCGGGGGTGGCCCTGCTCAACCAGGTCGATCCGGCGATCGAAGAAGCCGCCTACACGCTGGGTGCGGATAACCGTCAGGTCTTCACGAGAGTTACGCTACCTCTGATAGTTCCCGCCTTTTTCTCAGCCTTGGTCTTCGCCTTCGTCCGGGCGATGACCGCCATAAGTGCTGCTATCTTTTTGGTATCGGCCCGGTGGAATCTGATAACTGTTCAGATTCTCAGTCAGAGCGATTCCGGCCGTCTTTCGGAGGCCTGCGCCTTCTCTGTGATACTGATAGCGATGATAATGGCCTTCATACTGGTGTTGAAGATTTTCCTCAAGAACAAGGTCAGTCTTTCCGGAAGTGAAAGCATGGGACAGGGGTGA
- a CDS encoding ABC transporter ATP-binding protein, whose amino-acid sequence MSLILKNVRKVFTSYGVETVAVDNFDQVIEKGQLVTLLGPSGCGKTTTLRIIAGFEVPTSGRVLLDERDVTNLPPNRRNISMVFQSYALFPHLTVEENIAFGLKLKRLDRSEMRRKIIEMTDLVGLKGLEKRRPDQLSGGQQQRVALARSLVMEPSVLLFDEPLSNLDAKLRETMRLEIRRIQQEVNITSVYVTHDQVEAMSISDVIVVMNQGKVMQIGSPFDIYARPENSFVADFIGRVNFIDGTVESVDGDTVVVSAGTTGNRIIGKKGTELAIGEPARVVLRPESLSDRKEERINSLSGKVLKYIFLGSNVEYELELSDGRKINAVTFNPIERKLPVVGRETELYFSRESAWVIRA is encoded by the coding sequence ATGAGTTTAATTCTGAAAAACGTGAGAAAGGTCTTCACCAGTTACGGTGTGGAGACTGTAGCCGTAGATAACTTCGATCAGGTGATCGAAAAGGGGCAGCTAGTGACGTTGCTCGGCCCGTCGGGTTGTGGAAAGACTACCACGCTTAGAATTATCGCAGGTTTCGAGGTCCCCACCAGTGGAAGGGTTCTTCTCGATGAGAGGGATGTGACGAACCTCCCCCCCAACAGGCGAAACATTTCGATGGTCTTTCAAAGTTACGCGCTCTTCCCTCATCTGACGGTGGAGGAAAACATCGCCTTCGGCCTGAAACTGAAAAGGCTGGATCGCTCCGAGATGAGGAGAAAGATTATCGAGATGACCGATCTGGTGGGGCTTAAGGGTCTTGAAAAAAGGAGGCCGGATCAACTGTCCGGCGGTCAGCAACAGAGGGTGGCTCTGGCCAGGAGCCTGGTCATGGAACCCAGCGTTTTGCTCTTCGACGAACCTCTTTCTAATCTCGACGCGAAGCTGAGGGAAACGATGAGGCTGGAAATAAGGCGTATTCAGCAGGAAGTGAATATCACGAGCGTCTATGTTACGCACGATCAGGTCGAGGCCATGAGCATATCGGACGTGATAGTTGTCATGAATCAGGGAAAGGTCATGCAGATCGGCAGTCCGTTCGATATATACGCCCGTCCCGAAAACAGCTTCGTCGCCGATTTCATAGGCCGGGTCAACTTCATCGACGGAACGGTGGAATCCGTCGATGGCGATACCGTGGTTGTTTCGGCAGGAACGACCGGCAACAGGATAATCGGAAAGAAGGGAACCGAACTCGCTATCGGCGAGCCGGCCAGGGTGGTGCTGCGGCCCGAGTCGCTGTCGGACCGAAAGGAAGAGCGGATCAATTCTTTGAGCGGAAAGGTGTTGAAGTACATCTTTCTCGGCTCGAACGTCGAATACGAACTGGAGCTGTCCGACGGTAGGAAGATAAACGCGGTTACCTTCAACCCGATCGAGCGAAAGCTGCCGGTAGTGGGTAGAGAGACGGAACTCTACTTCTCCAGAGAGAGCGCCTGGGTGATAAGAGCTTAA
- a CDS encoding phospholipase C/P1 nuclease family protein, which produces MDGHDALTYYCLDLESDYINESVEITPYSYAGDDPGPYNLARSAFEDYLGEQYMVDSDHELYRPFFDNCKPADGRAPVWQILTVYSYEPDFGMDGKMVLSPLQRLMGSSQAWRHEEFHMGLRFGRVTEMVEYFDRLSRIAFQRGDRYWGFRFMARAVHYLQDSGTPYHTSPGTARDILKIPFAYRRQFRKISNYHKFHDRYTGYRLWRGYAPFLKAIWSAVPSPGFNDPRRLAIEARNRGLKLVKDLQSSIRAVAGDEFDTIDGFKGDRAYFDKISRERDTKELDSITVRFLSGMAELVKSYLKTIHSLNSKPSLKISRQAFTTVGS; this is translated from the coding sequence ATGGACGGTCACGACGCACTGACTTATTATTGTCTCGATCTGGAGAGCGATTACATTAACGAGAGTGTCGAAATAACTCCCTACTCTTACGCTGGCGACGATCCTGGACCTTACAACCTTGCCCGAAGCGCTTTCGAGGATTATCTAGGCGAGCAGTACATGGTTGATTCCGACCATGAGCTTTATCGTCCCTTCTTCGATAACTGCAAACCGGCCGATGGACGGGCGCCGGTGTGGCAGATTCTAACGGTTTACTCTTACGAGCCGGATTTCGGAATGGACGGTAAAATGGTTCTCTCGCCACTGCAAAGGCTAATGGGTTCCAGTCAGGCCTGGCGCCACGAAGAGTTCCACATGGGACTGCGTTTTGGAAGGGTTACGGAGATGGTTGAGTACTTCGACAGACTCAGCCGGATCGCCTTCCAAAGGGGCGATCGCTACTGGGGCTTCAGATTCATGGCCCGGGCCGTACATTACCTCCAGGACAGCGGCACGCCTTACCACACCTCGCCAGGGACTGCGCGAGATATTTTAAAGATACCGTTCGCCTACAGAAGACAGTTCCGGAAGATAAGCAACTACCACAAATTCCACGATAGATACACGGGCTACCGGCTTTGGCGTGGGTACGCGCCGTTTTTGAAAGCTATCTGGTCGGCGGTTCCCTCGCCCGGCTTCAACGATCCACGAAGGTTGGCCATAGAGGCCAGAAATCGCGGCTTGAAACTGGTGAAAGATCTTCAGTCCAGTATAAGGGCAGTCGCCGGAGATGAATTCGACACTATTGACGGATTCAAGGGCGACAGGGCTTACTTCGACAAAATTTCTAGAGAGAGAGACACGAAAGAACTTGACTCGATCACGGTGCGTTTCCTGTCAGGAATGGCGGAGCTGGTGAAGTCGTACTTGAAGACGATTCATTCACTGAACTCGAAGCCTTCTTTGAAGATCTCCAGGCAGGCCTTTACTACGGTAGGATCGTAA
- a CDS encoding HD domain-containing phosphohydrolase, which yields MDRGFYNHSMNALQALEERIKELNCLYTLSRLLADSRTVEEAVGAVLKTLPPAFQFPDSAISRVLIDGRVYSSREEWFPDRSIGCKLLIGGREAGCVEVSYFPAESGEHPEFLPEEEKLLATVAHNLASTIERVNFFNELTESKERLSFAIEASREGVWDWNIETGEVYFSQRWKEMLGYFDHEIENRLEEWESRVFPGDLEKVERELRRCLSGEIPYYEVEYRVMTRNGSYKWILDRGKVVLRDARGRALRMVGTHTDLTEHHRIEDQLRRYNRALSFLSEVNQFLVRVTDEEELLKGTCSIATELGGYALAWIAYKVPSSSDLKPVVSSGLAKTYPEKISVTFDESELGRSAVGTAVRTGRTVIKSSIDKNPEYSPWKVVVDSYGLKSAISLPLKIEEETIGALNIYSTDENAFDQEEVRLLEELSGDLSYGILSLRNRRKLEHLNRVLLSIRSINQLIVREEDRGTLIRKITDLLTRLRSYDNSLLVIMDENMKVVDWSSSGFEGERLEKMNMAFKEIILPSFITRVFTSDEVLMISNEEYRRSSLYDDDQTEHVVLLKSLKSADRIFGFIAAIMPENFAQDLEERSLFGEIANDIALAISKIELKNERESLQKRFALFMDKFPGAVFMQDRDLRLSYFNKYMEKYFGIDRNFLGKSADQLLTGEWGRSMLEHDRNIWLGKSISEELMARCADGRDRIFFMQKFPISSGSDTPMIGGIALDITDRKLSEIMATRLGRVLDWSVNEIYVFDHETLRFLLANRGAIENTGYSMDELKEMTPLDLKKETSPDEFKKITEYLKNGKNRSVVFETVHTRKDGTKYPVEVRLQLHDDNMGKVFVAVIVDITERKKAEDSVRKSLESLIRTLSALVESRDPYTYGHQKRVSELATAIAARVFADDIRGKDRTESVRVAALLHDIGKNAVPAEILTKPVQLNKIEFELVKEHARQGYEILKEVYFPWPIAEIVRQHHERLDGSGYPDKLTDDSVCLEARIIAVADVVEAMSSHRPYRAALGIEEALKEIRKNAGRLYDPTVVKACLEIFKEGFEFSE from the coding sequence TTGGATCGTGGATTTTATAACCATTCAATGAACGCCTTGCAGGCTCTCGAAGAAAGAATAAAGGAGCTAAATTGTCTTTATACTCTCTCCCGGCTTCTGGCCGATTCCAGAACTGTCGAAGAGGCCGTCGGGGCGGTTCTAAAGACTCTTCCCCCGGCTTTCCAGTTTCCCGACAGTGCGATTTCACGGGTACTAATAGACGGTCGGGTTTATTCTTCAAGAGAGGAATGGTTCCCCGATAGATCTATCGGGTGCAAACTGCTGATCGGAGGTCGTGAGGCCGGTTGCGTAGAGGTTTCTTATTTCCCAGCCGAAAGCGGCGAGCACCCGGAGTTTCTACCAGAAGAGGAAAAGCTTCTAGCGACGGTTGCGCACAATCTTGCAAGCACTATAGAACGTGTGAATTTTTTCAACGAACTCACAGAGAGCAAAGAAAGGCTGAGTTTCGCGATCGAGGCTAGCAGGGAAGGAGTCTGGGACTGGAATATCGAGACGGGAGAGGTTTACTTCTCGCAAAGATGGAAAGAGATGCTGGGCTACTTTGACCATGAAATAGAGAACAGGTTAGAGGAGTGGGAATCGAGAGTCTTTCCGGGCGACCTTGAAAAAGTCGAAAGAGAACTGCGGAGGTGTCTGAGCGGCGAGATACCCTATTACGAGGTCGAATACAGAGTTATGACCAGGAACGGCTCGTACAAATGGATTCTCGACCGCGGAAAGGTGGTTCTTCGGGATGCTCGGGGCAGAGCCTTGAGGATGGTGGGCACTCACACCGACCTCACCGAACACCACAGGATCGAGGACCAGCTGAGGCGGTACAACAGGGCGCTTTCCTTCCTGAGCGAAGTCAACCAGTTCCTGGTACGCGTGACCGACGAGGAGGAGCTTCTCAAAGGAACGTGCTCCATCGCCACGGAGTTAGGCGGTTATGCACTCGCCTGGATAGCCTACAAAGTTCCCTCCAGCAGCGACTTGAAGCCTGTTGTTTCGAGTGGCCTGGCAAAAACTTATCCAGAGAAGATCAGCGTCACTTTCGACGAGAGCGAGCTGGGCAGGAGCGCTGTCGGCACGGCGGTGAGGACCGGCAGGACCGTTATAAAGAGCTCGATAGATAAAAACCCCGAGTACTCTCCCTGGAAGGTTGTGGTCGACAGTTACGGGCTCAAGTCCGCGATATCGCTTCCTTTGAAGATAGAAGAGGAGACCATCGGCGCCCTCAACATATACTCCACCGATGAAAACGCCTTCGATCAAGAGGAAGTTCGTCTTCTGGAGGAGCTTTCCGGAGATCTCTCTTACGGGATCCTCTCGCTGCGTAACAGGAGGAAGCTAGAGCATCTTAATAGAGTTCTTCTATCTATAAGGAGCATAAACCAGCTTATAGTGAGAGAAGAGGACAGGGGCACGCTCATCAGGAAGATAACCGACCTCCTCACCCGACTCAGGAGCTACGATAATTCTCTCCTCGTCATTATGGATGAGAACATGAAAGTTGTTGACTGGTCAAGTTCGGGATTCGAAGGAGAGAGGCTCGAGAAAATGAATATGGCCTTCAAAGAGATTATTCTCCCTTCGTTCATAACCCGGGTTTTTACCAGCGATGAAGTTTTGATGATCTCGAACGAGGAGTATCGCAGGTCCAGTCTCTACGATGACGACCAGACAGAGCATGTGGTTCTATTGAAGAGTTTGAAGAGTGCCGATAGAATTTTCGGCTTCATCGCCGCCATAATGCCGGAGAACTTTGCACAGGACCTCGAAGAGAGGTCGCTCTTTGGAGAGATAGCCAACGACATAGCCCTGGCCATAAGTAAGATCGAATTGAAAAACGAGAGAGAGAGTCTTCAAAAGAGATTCGCACTCTTCATGGACAAATTTCCCGGAGCCGTTTTCATGCAGGACAGAGATCTCAGGCTCAGCTATTTCAACAAGTACATGGAGAAATATTTCGGGATCGACAGGAACTTTCTTGGAAAGAGCGCAGATCAGTTACTAACCGGTGAATGGGGTAGATCCATGCTGGAGCATGACAGGAACATCTGGCTCGGAAAGAGCATTTCTGAAGAATTAATGGCCCGATGCGCCGACGGCAGGGACAGGATTTTCTTCATGCAGAAGTTCCCGATCTCTTCCGGGAGCGATACTCCCATGATCGGTGGTATCGCTCTGGACATAACAGATAGAAAGCTCTCCGAGATCATGGCGACCCGACTTGGCAGAGTGCTGGACTGGTCGGTGAACGAGATATACGTTTTCGACCACGAAACGCTCCGTTTTCTGCTGGCAAATCGTGGAGCGATAGAGAACACGGGTTACTCGATGGATGAATTGAAGGAGATGACACCACTCGATCTCAAAAAAGAGACCTCACCCGACGAATTCAAAAAGATCACCGAATACTTGAAAAACGGTAAGAACCGCTCGGTGGTCTTCGAAACCGTTCACACGAGAAAGGACGGCACGAAGTATCCCGTCGAGGTGCGTTTGCAACTCCACGACGACAATATGGGAAAAGTCTTTGTGGCCGTGATAGTCGATATAACAGAAAGGAAAAAAGCTGAAGATTCTGTCAGAAAAAGTCTGGAGTCTCTCATAAGGACTCTCTCGGCCCTTGTCGAATCGAGGGATCCCTACACCTACGGTCATCAGAAGCGAGTTAGCGAACTTGCCACGGCGATCGCTGCAAGAGTGTTCGCCGATGATATCCGGGGAAAGGACAGAACGGAGTCGGTGAGGGTGGCGGCGCTGCTACACGATATAGGGAAGAACGCCGTGCCGGCCGAGATACTCACCAAGCCGGTTCAGCTGAACAAGATCGAATTCGAGCTGGTGAAGGAGCACGCCAGACAGGGTTACGAGATTTTGAAGGAAGTGTACTTCCCGTGGCCGATCGCCGAAATAGTCAGGCAACACCACGAGAGGCTGGATGGCTCTGGTTATCCAGACAAACTCACCGATGACTCTGTGTGCCTGGAGGCCAGGATAATCGCTGTGGCCGATGTTGTGGAAGCGATGTCCTCACATAGGCCGTACAGGGCCGCGTTAGGAATCGAAGAGGCTCTGAAGGAAATAAGAAAAAACGCGGGGCGGCTTTACGATCCTACCGTAGTAAAGGCCTGCCTGGAGATCTTCAAAGAAGGCTTCGAGTTCAGTGAATGA